A portion of the Pseudomonas protegens CHA0 genome contains these proteins:
- a CDS encoding PhoH family protein encodes MDDHGRSSSSNQPILYVLDTNVLIHDPNALLNFEEHHVAIPMTVLEELDKLKSGHHSVAAECRQAIRLIDKTLGEASPEDVELGVPIQRGKSGPKGLLSILMSKRNEPTSLLPDNLNDNIIINQLIDLHARNKDLPVVLVTKDINMRLKARACGIAAEDYSTDQLVDDVSLLPNGFHNMSGSFWDRVSKVETRQDHGRTWHQVQLIDNLPAVHINEFIIDEQGFVGWIKEIRADVLLILDLHQEPLLHQEAWGLKPRDIYQGLALYALLDPDIHLVNLSGAAGSGKTILALAAAIEQTMVSKRYRRIIATRSVQGLDQEIGFLPGTEAEKMEPWLGAITDNLEALHMDDENTHGSVDYILSKVPLQFKSLNYIRGRSFQQSLILIDECQNLTPHQMKTIITRAGAGSKVVCLGNLAQIDTPYLSATSSGLTYLTERFKDFPNGVHITLQGVPRSILAEYAESHL; translated from the coding sequence ATGGATGACCACGGACGTAGCTCTTCTTCCAACCAGCCAATCCTTTATGTACTCGATACCAATGTATTGATTCACGATCCAAACGCCTTACTGAATTTCGAAGAACACCACGTCGCCATCCCCATGACCGTCCTCGAAGAGCTGGACAAGCTCAAGAGCGGGCATCACAGCGTGGCCGCCGAATGCCGCCAGGCCATCCGCCTGATCGACAAGACCCTGGGTGAAGCCTCACCCGAGGACGTCGAGCTGGGCGTACCGATCCAGCGTGGCAAGAGCGGGCCCAAGGGCTTGCTGTCGATCCTCATGAGCAAGCGCAACGAGCCCACCAGCCTGTTGCCGGACAACCTCAACGACAACATCATCATCAACCAGCTGATCGACCTGCACGCGCGCAACAAGGACCTGCCCGTGGTGCTGGTGACCAAAGACATCAACATGCGCCTCAAGGCGCGGGCCTGCGGGATCGCCGCCGAGGACTACAGCACCGACCAGCTGGTGGACGATGTTTCCCTGCTGCCCAATGGTTTCCACAACATGAGCGGCTCGTTCTGGGACCGCGTAAGCAAGGTGGAAACCCGCCAGGACCATGGCCGTACCTGGCACCAGGTGCAGTTGATCGACAACCTGCCGGCGGTGCACATCAATGAATTCATCATCGACGAACAGGGCTTTGTCGGCTGGATCAAGGAAATCCGCGCCGATGTGCTGCTGATCCTCGACCTGCATCAGGAGCCCCTGTTGCACCAGGAGGCCTGGGGCCTGAAACCGCGGGACATCTACCAGGGCCTGGCGCTGTACGCGCTGCTCGATCCGGATATCCACCTGGTCAACCTGTCCGGCGCCGCGGGCTCGGGCAAGACCATCCTGGCCCTGGCCGCCGCTATCGAGCAGACCATGGTCAGCAAGCGCTACCGGCGCATCATCGCCACCCGCAGCGTGCAGGGGCTGGACCAGGAGATCGGCTTCCTGCCCGGCACCGAGGCGGAGAAGATGGAACCCTGGCTGGGCGCCATCACCGACAACCTCGAAGCCCTGCACATGGATGACGAGAACACCCACGGCAGCGTCGACTACATCCTCAGCAAGGTGCCGTTGCAGTTCAAATCCCTGAACTACATCCGCGGCCGCAGCTTCCAGCAGAGCCTGATCCTGATCGACGAATGCCAGAACCTTACCCCGCACCAGATGAAGACCATCATCACCCGTGCCGGCGCCGGTTCCAAAGTGGTGTGCCTGGGCAACCTGGCACAGATCGATACCCCCTACCTGTCGGCCACCAGTTCTGGCCTGACCTACCTCACCGAACGTTTCAAGGACTTCCCCAACGGCGTGCACATCACCCTGCAAGGGGTACCGCGCTCGATCCTGGCGGAATACGCCGAAAGCCATTTGTAA
- a CDS encoding GTP cyclohydrolase II produces the protein MNTLSIRNQVDIPLNDSPTPGTFYSFSGLEAAHEHILIKLGPASEHSPLVRIHSECLTGDVFNSQRCDCGPQLSESISRMQEEGGYLIYLRQEGRGIGLYAKLDAYRLQDGGMDTFEANSHLNFPEDGRDFSMAARMLKALGVQHCRLITNNPDKVQALKDNGIIVDSTIPTGVFLTRHNSHYLQAKKDKKHHLIDLIK, from the coding sequence ATGAACACACTCAGCATCAGAAACCAGGTCGACATCCCCCTGAACGACTCGCCCACCCCCGGCACTTTCTACAGTTTCAGCGGCCTGGAAGCGGCCCATGAACACATCCTGATCAAGCTGGGCCCCGCCAGCGAACACAGCCCCCTGGTGCGCATTCATTCCGAATGCCTGACCGGCGATGTCTTCAACTCCCAGCGCTGCGATTGCGGCCCGCAACTGAGCGAGTCCATCTCGCGCATGCAGGAAGAAGGCGGCTACCTCATCTACCTGCGCCAGGAAGGCCGGGGCATCGGCCTGTACGCCAAGCTGGATGCCTACCGCCTGCAAGACGGCGGCATGGACACCTTCGAAGCCAACAGCCACTTGAACTTCCCCGAGGACGGCCGGGACTTCTCCATGGCCGCCAGGATGCTCAAGGCCCTGGGCGTGCAGCACTGCCGCCTGATCACCAACAACCCGGACAAGGTCCAGGCCCTGAAGGACAACGGCATCATCGTGGACAGCACCATCCCCACCGGGGTCTTCCTCACCCGGCACAACAGCCACTACCTGCAAGCCAAGAAAGACAAGAAGCACCACCTCATCGATCTCATCAAATAG
- a CDS encoding VOC family protein produces the protein MLQLKRIIETALYVNDLDIAKEFYAKTFQLEVMVESDVLVALNIGGQNTLLLFKRGASLHTKYLSGGEIPPHDASGRIHVCFAIDKQDLPGWKERLAHSGIPLEGRTEWPKGGSSIYFRDPDENLVELLTPGCWPIY, from the coding sequence ATGCTGCAACTCAAACGAATTATTGAAACAGCCCTTTATGTGAACGATCTCGACATCGCGAAAGAATTCTACGCAAAAACCTTCCAGCTGGAAGTCATGGTCGAGAGCGATGTCCTCGTGGCGCTGAACATCGGCGGCCAGAATACCCTGTTGCTCTTCAAGCGGGGCGCCTCGCTGCACACCAAATACCTCAGCGGCGGCGAGATCCCGCCCCACGATGCCAGCGGGCGGATCCATGTGTGCTTTGCCATCGACAAGCAGGACCTGCCCGGCTGGAAGGAACGCCTGGCCCACTCCGGCATTCCCCTGGAAGGTCGTACCGAATGGCCCAAGGGCGGCTCCAGCATCTATTTCCGCGACCCGGATGAAAACCTCGTCGAGCTGCTCACCCCCGGTTGCTGGCCGATCTACTGA
- a CDS encoding MexW/MexI family multidrug efflux RND transporter permease subunit, translating to MKFTDLFVRRPVLALVVSLLILLAGLKAYSNLPVRQYPLLESSVISVTTDYPGAPAELMQGFVTQPINQSLASVEGVDYVSSSSVQGRSLITLRMALNQDSSKTLSEVIAKVNQVKYRLPEQAYDPVIERSAGDATAVAYVGFASRSLSASALSDYLSRVVQPLFSSIEGVAKVETFGGQRLAMRLWLDPQRMAGHGVSAAQVEQAIRANNFQAAPGQIKGQYVISSIQVNTDLSNLDEFRDMVISNRGDHLLRLRDIARVELGSASYETSALMDGKPAVHLGLYATPKGNPLLIVADIKRLLPEIQKTLPPGVEVALAFETAHFIQASIIEVIETLIEAILIVVAIIYLCLGSARSVLIPVVSIPLSMVGALALMHLFGFSINLLTLLAMVLAIGLVVDDAIVVMENIHRHLKEGRTPLQAAFVGAREIASPVIAMTITLAAVYMPIGLMSGLTGALFKEFALTLAGAVLISGVVALTLTPVMCATLLPAGQQEGRMSRWAEQFFHWLARLYQHGLVRSLRWRGAVLAFAALVLLSLPWLYGHASKELAPNEDQGNLLLAIKSPQHANLDYVERYAYQLDAILQGLPETVSTWIINGSDGVAASFAGVNFSEWSQRQRSAASIQQQLQQEVDAVEGNSIFVFQLPPLPASTGGLPVQLVIRSTEDYRSLFQAMEEIKQQARASGLFAVVDSDLEFNNPVTEVRIDRSKANSLGIRMQDIGTTLAVLIGENYTNRFALQGRSYDVIPQSAAAQRLTPQALNGFYVETDSGTQVPLSTVVSLHDSIQPNKLKQFNQQNAATFQGIPAPGVSLGQAVAFLQQQSQALPASFSHDWQADSRQFIHEGNALLLTFLFALIVIYMVLAAQYESLSDPLIILITVPLSICGALIPLALGLATINIYTQIGLVTLIGLISKHGILMVEFANELRASLGCTAAQAIIRAARIRLRPILMTTAAMVVGLVPLLFSSGAGASSRFGLGLVIVIGMLVGTLFTLFVLPSIYSLMARTHSRSSELEELQQLA from the coding sequence GTGAAGTTCACCGATCTGTTTGTCCGCCGCCCGGTGCTGGCGCTGGTGGTCAGCCTGCTGATCCTGCTGGCGGGGCTCAAGGCCTACAGCAACCTGCCGGTGCGCCAGTACCCGTTGCTGGAAAGCTCGGTGATCAGCGTCACCACCGACTACCCCGGGGCGCCGGCTGAGCTGATGCAGGGCTTTGTCACCCAGCCGATCAACCAGTCCCTGGCCTCCGTGGAGGGGGTGGACTACGTCAGCTCGTCCTCGGTCCAGGGGCGCAGCCTGATCACCCTGCGCATGGCCCTCAACCAGGATTCGTCGAAGACCCTGAGCGAGGTGATCGCCAAGGTCAACCAGGTCAAGTACCGCCTGCCCGAGCAGGCCTACGACCCGGTGATCGAGCGTTCCGCCGGGGACGCCACCGCCGTGGCCTATGTCGGTTTCGCCAGCCGCTCGCTGTCCGCCTCGGCGCTGAGCGACTACCTCAGCCGAGTGGTACAGCCGCTGTTTTCCAGCATCGAGGGCGTGGCCAAGGTCGAGACCTTCGGCGGCCAGCGCCTGGCCATGCGCCTGTGGCTGGACCCGCAGCGCATGGCCGGCCACGGCGTCAGCGCGGCCCAGGTGGAACAGGCGATCCGCGCCAACAACTTCCAGGCCGCCCCCGGGCAGATCAAGGGCCAGTACGTGATCTCGTCGATCCAGGTCAACACCGACCTGAGCAACCTCGACGAGTTTCGCGACATGGTCATCAGCAACCGTGGCGACCACCTCCTGCGCCTGCGGGACATCGCCCGGGTCGAGCTGGGCTCGGCGTCCTATGAAACCAGTGCACTGATGGACGGCAAGCCGGCGGTGCACCTGGGCCTGTATGCCACGCCCAAGGGCAACCCGCTGCTGATCGTCGCCGACATCAAGCGCCTGCTGCCGGAGATCCAGAAGACCCTGCCGCCGGGAGTGGAGGTGGCCCTGGCGTTCGAGACCGCCCACTTCATCCAGGCCTCGATCATCGAGGTCATCGAAACCCTGATCGAAGCCATCCTGATCGTGGTGGCGATCATCTACCTGTGCCTGGGCTCGGCCCGCAGCGTGCTGATCCCGGTGGTCAGCATTCCCCTGTCGATGGTCGGCGCACTGGCGCTGATGCACCTGTTCGGCTTCAGCATCAACCTCCTGACTCTGCTGGCCATGGTCCTGGCCATCGGCCTGGTGGTGGACGATGCCATCGTGGTCATGGAGAACATCCACCGCCACCTCAAGGAGGGTCGCACGCCGTTGCAGGCGGCCTTTGTCGGGGCCCGCGAAATCGCCTCGCCGGTGATCGCCATGACCATCACCCTGGCTGCGGTGTACATGCCCATCGGCCTGATGAGCGGGCTGACCGGCGCGCTGTTCAAGGAGTTCGCCCTGACCCTGGCCGGCGCGGTGCTGATCTCCGGGGTAGTGGCCCTGACCCTGACCCCGGTGATGTGCGCCACGCTGCTGCCGGCGGGGCAGCAGGAAGGCCGCATGAGCCGCTGGGCCGAGCAGTTCTTCCACTGGCTGGCACGTCTCTACCAGCACGGCCTGGTGCGTTCCCTGCGCTGGCGCGGCGCGGTCCTGGCGTTTGCCGCCCTGGTGCTGCTCAGCCTGCCGTGGCTCTACGGCCACGCCAGCAAGGAGCTGGCGCCCAACGAAGACCAGGGCAACCTGCTGCTGGCGATCAAGTCGCCGCAGCACGCCAACCTGGACTATGTCGAGCGCTATGCCTACCAGCTGGACGCGATCCTCCAGGGCCTGCCGGAAACCGTCAGCACCTGGATCATCAATGGCAGCGACGGCGTGGCCGCCAGTTTCGCCGGGGTCAACTTCAGCGAGTGGTCGCAACGCCAGCGCAGCGCGGCCAGCATCCAGCAGCAGTTGCAGCAGGAGGTCGATGCGGTCGAGGGCAACTCGATCTTCGTCTTCCAGTTGCCGCCGCTGCCGGCCTCCACCGGCGGCCTGCCGGTGCAACTGGTGATCCGCAGCACCGAGGACTACCGCTCGCTGTTCCAGGCCATGGAAGAGATCAAGCAGCAGGCCCGGGCCAGCGGCCTGTTCGCGGTGGTGGACAGCGACCTGGAGTTCAACAACCCGGTGACCGAGGTGCGCATCGATCGCAGCAAGGCCAACAGCCTGGGCATCCGCATGCAGGACATCGGCACCACCCTGGCGGTGCTGATCGGCGAGAACTACACCAACCGCTTCGCCCTGCAAGGCCGCTCCTACGACGTGATTCCCCAGAGCGCCGCGGCCCAGCGCCTGACGCCCCAGGCCCTCAACGGCTTCTATGTGGAGACCGACAGCGGCACCCAGGTGCCGTTGTCCACCGTGGTCAGCCTGCATGACAGCATCCAGCCCAACAAGCTCAAGCAGTTCAACCAGCAGAATGCCGCGACCTTCCAGGGCATCCCCGCCCCGGGGGTCAGCCTGGGCCAGGCGGTGGCCTTCCTGCAGCAGCAAAGCCAGGCCCTGCCCGCCAGTTTCAGCCATGACTGGCAGGCCGATTCGCGGCAGTTCATCCACGAAGGCAATGCCCTGCTGCTGACTTTCCTGTTCGCCCTCATCGTGATCTACATGGTGCTGGCCGCGCAGTACGAAAGCCTGAGCGACCCGCTGATCATCCTGATCACCGTGCCGCTGTCGATCTGTGGCGCGCTGATTCCCCTGGCGCTGGGGCTGGCGACCATCAATATCTACACGCAGATCGGCCTGGTGACCCTGATCGGCCTCATCAGCAAGCACGGCATCCTGATGGTGGAGTTCGCCAATGAACTGCGCGCGTCCCTGGGCTGCACTGCGGCCCAGGCGATTATCCGCGCGGCACGGATCCGCCTGCGGCCGATCCTCATGACCACCGCCGCCATGGTGGTGGGGCTGGTGCCGCTGCTGTTTTCTTCCGGCGCCGGCGCCAGCAGCCGTTTCGGCCTGGGGCTGGTGATCGTCATCGGCATGCTGGTGGGCACCCTGTTCACCCTGTTCGTGCTGCCGTCGATCTACAGCCTGATGGCACGCACCCACAGTCGCTCCAGCGAGCTGGAGGAACTGCAGCAACTGGCCTGA
- the ribD gene encoding bifunctional diaminohydroxyphosphoribosylaminopyrimidine deaminase/5-amino-6-(5-phosphoribosylamino)uracil reductase RibD, whose amino-acid sequence MTYFSEVDFQHMQHALSLAERGSHSTWPNPRVGCVIAHGSQVVGEGWHRRAGGPHAEVFALRQAGGLARGATAYVTMEPCSHVGRTGACHQALIDSGVHSVVVAHQDPFEQVNGQGIAQLRNAGIEVRVGLLESAAQELNRGFLSTVRRQRPWVQLKMGMSLDGRTALDNGRSKWITSTRARADVQYWRARSSAILTGSGTVLADDPLLTVRQLSSPEALAPVRVVLDSQGRVPATARVFNDQAPSLHVVHRECPLASSDSEQVMALPGDDQGLHLEQLLHNLSQRGLHDLLVEAGPTLAGNLLKAHLVDELLLYVAPRLLGDLARPLVHLPCFDRLEEALDFALYDVSQLGPDLRLRLRPAQPPSAL is encoded by the coding sequence ATGACCTACTTCAGCGAAGTCGACTTCCAGCACATGCAGCACGCCCTGTCCCTGGCAGAACGGGGCAGCCACTCCACCTGGCCCAATCCGCGGGTAGGTTGCGTGATCGCCCATGGCTCGCAAGTGGTCGGCGAAGGCTGGCATCGGCGGGCCGGCGGGCCCCACGCCGAGGTGTTCGCCCTGCGCCAGGCCGGTGGCCTGGCGCGGGGTGCCACCGCCTACGTGACCATGGAACCCTGCAGCCATGTCGGACGCACCGGTGCCTGCCATCAGGCCCTGATCGACAGCGGCGTGCACAGCGTGGTGGTGGCCCATCAGGACCCGTTCGAACAGGTCAACGGCCAGGGCATCGCCCAACTGCGTAACGCCGGAATCGAGGTGCGGGTCGGCCTGCTGGAATCGGCGGCCCAGGAGTTGAACCGCGGCTTTCTGTCCACGGTGCGGCGCCAGCGGCCCTGGGTGCAACTGAAAATGGGCATGAGCCTGGACGGGCGCACGGCCCTGGACAATGGGCGCTCGAAGTGGATCACCAGCACCCGGGCCCGGGCCGACGTGCAGTATTGGCGGGCCCGCAGCTCGGCGATCCTCACCGGCAGCGGTACCGTCCTGGCGGACGACCCACTGCTCACGGTACGCCAGCTGTCCTCCCCGGAGGCCCTGGCGCCAGTACGTGTGGTGCTCGACAGCCAGGGCCGGGTGCCCGCCACGGCGCGGGTGTTCAACGACCAGGCGCCGAGCCTGCACGTGGTGCACCGGGAGTGCCCGCTGGCCAGCAGCGACAGCGAGCAGGTCATGGCGCTGCCCGGGGACGACCAGGGCCTGCACCTTGAGCAGTTGCTGCACAACCTCAGCCAGCGCGGCCTGCACGACCTGCTGGTGGAAGCCGGCCCGACACTGGCCGGCAACCTGCTCAAGGCGCATCTGGTGGATGAGTTGCTGTTGTACGTGGCTCCGCGCCTGCTGGGGGATCTGGCCCGGCCGCTGGTGCACCTGCCGTGCTTCGACCGCCTGGAGGAGGCCCTGGACTTTGCCCTGTATGACGTCAGCCAGCTGGGGCCGGACCTGCGTCTGCGCCTGCGGCCGGCTCAGCCGCCGAGCGCGCTATGA
- a CDS encoding efflux RND transporter periplasmic adaptor subunit, producing MVSVGVTKPPSLRAWLALIAALLTVGLLAGWLWHGARPGPQAYAQAPVKVAVATASTLPFPNYLEAIGELEAIQQVSVPAEIGGRIVNLPIQSGQRVERGQVLVQLNDAPQRGNLVRLQGEMENARIRLERSRRLVSVNATSREAFDNAQTELSTAKGALQALTAEIEQRTIRAPFAGTLGIRKVHLGQYVNPGDVLINLIGDKGLYVNFSVPEQALAQVTPGATLEVLLDALPGQVLSAKVSAVDPFLDRTRTLSIQARLQDPPASALPHMFARVRLAQPLPSGTLSVPETAVTYNAYGEELFVVQPAKDAQGAPTVQRVSVKTGARHAGRVVIDSGLAPGAQVVTSGQIKLSDGAPIEPQQHSVLSDAGGSATTLAAGEEP from the coding sequence ATGGTGTCCGTCGGTGTAACCAAGCCCCCCTCCCTGCGCGCATGGCTGGCGCTGATCGCGGCGCTGCTGACCGTCGGCCTGCTGGCCGGGTGGCTGTGGCACGGGGCCCGGCCCGGCCCACAGGCCTATGCACAGGCACCGGTCAAGGTCGCCGTGGCCACGGCCAGTACCCTGCCCTTCCCGAACTACCTGGAAGCCATCGGCGAACTGGAGGCGATCCAGCAAGTCAGCGTGCCGGCGGAAATCGGCGGGCGCATCGTCAACCTGCCGATCCAGTCAGGGCAGCGGGTCGAACGCGGCCAGGTCCTGGTCCAGCTCAACGACGCGCCCCAGCGCGGCAACCTGGTGCGCCTACAAGGGGAAATGGAAAACGCCCGGATCCGCCTCGAACGCTCGCGGCGCCTGGTGTCGGTCAACGCCACCTCCAGGGAAGCCTTCGACAATGCCCAGACCGAGCTGTCCACCGCCAAGGGCGCCTTGCAGGCGCTGACCGCGGAAATCGAGCAGCGCACCATCCGCGCGCCCTTTGCCGGCACCCTGGGCATTCGCAAGGTGCACCTGGGGCAATACGTGAACCCCGGGGACGTGCTGATCAACCTGATTGGCGACAAGGGCCTGTACGTCAACTTCAGCGTGCCCGAGCAGGCGCTGGCCCAGGTCACGCCGGGGGCGACCCTGGAAGTGCTTCTCGATGCCCTGCCCGGGCAGGTGCTCAGCGCCAAAGTGAGCGCTGTCGATCCGTTTCTCGATCGCACCCGCACCCTGAGCATCCAGGCGCGCCTGCAAGACCCGCCAGCCAGCGCCCTGCCCCATATGTTCGCCCGTGTGCGGCTGGCCCAGCCGCTGCCCAGCGGCACCTTGAGCGTGCCGGAAACCGCGGTGACCTATAACGCCTACGGCGAAGAGTTGTTCGTGGTCCAGCCGGCCAAGGATGCCCAGGGCGCGCCGACGGTGCAGCGGGTATCGGTGAAAACCGGCGCGCGGCATGCCGGCCGGGTGGTGATCGACAGCGGCCTGGCGCCGGGCGCGCAAGTGGTGACGTCCGGGCAGATCAAGCTCAGTGACGGCGCCCCGATCGAACCGCAGCAGCACAGCGTGCTCAGCGATGCCGGCGGCAGTGCGACAACCCTGGCCGCGGGAGAAGAGCCGTGA
- a CDS encoding WD40 repeat domain-containing protein encodes MRHFGPISGIATFKDTYVATAGYDNQVILWDARTRTPIQRVLHDHLANQCAFNAAGTLLVSASSDYTARVWEVPSLRLKTVLIGHDDDIEMAAFSPDGQTIATCSRDHSIRLFNLSGQTLRILHGHTADVISVCWSADGQTLVSSSDDGSIRRWDANTGQQLETIDLGGVETDTVALSREGIIFAGDDEGKISIISPRGTLLQPAHSAGIKRIIWDDSQRLLISLSYDRSVMLWHLKQDGTLVKTAETSLPSIIWPRSCALLGSHRIAFVTFGSRYATWDFATQTWDLSGIEPAVSLNAVAVVGEDVYSIGDAGILHINGQPSIKAGSLCNFLLPFGDSVLTGGQMGTVFDARTGATLYQHRSPLNCGTTFIKDGALHAAIGTYTGEALIFCLDQQQPRFVTQVRMHENAIKGIAADETYIFSVCATAAAAFFRIADFGLETYLDKAHERISNGCTQIQGGFASIGRDLKLRLWRDGASEVFDTPHSHSIKCIAISRDRSMIATGSYGGTVAVFDLKKRVWASVEKPTASGISCLIHDASGEGFLASAYDGRIYPITPPAAVQSARP; translated from the coding sequence ATGAGACATTTCGGGCCCATCAGCGGCATCGCCACGTTCAAGGACACCTACGTCGCCACCGCCGGCTACGACAACCAGGTGATCCTCTGGGATGCCAGGACCCGGACCCCGATCCAGCGGGTCCTTCACGATCACCTGGCCAACCAGTGCGCATTCAACGCCGCCGGCACGCTGCTGGTAAGCGCCAGCAGCGACTACACCGCGCGGGTCTGGGAAGTGCCGTCCCTGCGCCTGAAGACCGTGCTCATCGGCCATGACGACGACATCGAGATGGCCGCCTTCTCCCCGGACGGCCAGACCATCGCCACCTGTTCCCGGGACCACAGCATCCGCCTGTTCAACCTCAGCGGCCAGACCCTGCGGATCCTCCACGGCCACACCGCCGACGTGATCTCGGTGTGCTGGTCGGCCGATGGCCAGACCCTGGTGTCGAGCAGCGATGACGGTTCGATCCGGCGCTGGGATGCCAATACCGGGCAACAGCTGGAAACCATCGACCTGGGCGGCGTGGAAACCGACACCGTGGCCCTGTCCCGCGAGGGCATCATTTTCGCCGGCGACGACGAAGGCAAGATCTCCATCATCAGCCCCCGCGGCACCCTGCTGCAGCCCGCCCACAGCGCCGGGATCAAGCGCATCATCTGGGACGACAGCCAGCGCCTGCTGATCAGCCTCAGCTACGACCGCTCGGTCATGCTCTGGCACCTCAAGCAGGACGGCACCCTGGTCAAGACCGCGGAAACCTCCCTGCCGAGCATCATCTGGCCACGCAGTTGCGCGCTGCTGGGCAGCCATCGCATCGCCTTCGTCACCTTCGGCTCACGCTATGCCACCTGGGATTTCGCCACCCAGACCTGGGACCTCAGCGGCATCGAACCGGCGGTCAGCCTCAACGCCGTGGCGGTGGTCGGCGAAGACGTCTACAGCATCGGCGACGCCGGCATCCTGCACATCAACGGCCAACCCAGCATCAAGGCCGGCAGCCTGTGCAACTTCCTCCTGCCCTTTGGCGACAGTGTGTTGACCGGCGGCCAGATGGGCACGGTGTTCGACGCCCGCACCGGCGCCACCCTGTACCAGCACCGCTCGCCCCTGAACTGCGGCACCACCTTCATCAAGGACGGTGCCTTGCACGCAGCCATCGGCACCTACACCGGCGAAGCGCTGATCTTCTGCCTGGACCAGCAGCAGCCGCGCTTCGTCACCCAGGTGCGCATGCATGAGAACGCCATCAAAGGCATCGCCGCCGATGAAACCTACATTTTCAGCGTGTGCGCCACCGCAGCCGCGGCCTTCTTCCGGATTGCCGACTTCGGCCTGGAAACCTACCTGGACAAGGCCCACGAGCGGATCTCCAACGGCTGCACGCAGATCCAGGGCGGCTTCGCCAGCATCGGTCGCGACCTGAAACTGCGCCTGTGGCGCGATGGTGCCAGCGAGGTGTTCGACACGCCCCACAGCCACTCGATCAAGTGCATCGCCATCTCCCGCGACCGCTCGATGATCGCCACCGGCAGCTACGGCGGCACCGTGGCCGTCTTCGATCTGAAAAAGCGCGTCTGGGCCAGCGTGGAGAAACCCACCGCCAGCGGCATTTCCTGCCTGATCCATGACGCCAGCGGCGAAGGTTTCCTGGCCAGCGCCTACGACGGCCGGATCTACCCGATCACGCCCCCGGCCGCTGTCCAGTCGGCGCGCCCATGA
- a CDS encoding LysR family transcriptional regulator produces MVTVLLRNIDLNLLVVLDALLTEKHVTRTALRLHLSQPAISHSLSKLRGLLDDPILIRRGSELVLSSLAQNIQQPLREILGQIETLFGKSIDFDPASSQRIFTLAMSDYGAALVLPNLMVRLRRDAPNTTLVVTQDTRHGMFEQVSQGKIDLALGVFPNLSGDISTEVLFEETFSCLLDRRTLPADGTLDLDSYLARPHILVSMDGSANGEVDSLLRDEGLQRRIAVSVPHWRTAPSMIHNTDLILTVATRTLDEALLNQDLIQLRPPLPIPPFPFVQIWHQRFDNEPAHVWLREQVKQVVAHSALGG; encoded by the coding sequence ATGGTCACGGTCTTACTGCGCAATATCGATTTGAACCTGCTGGTGGTGCTTGATGCCCTGCTGACAGAAAAACATGTCACCCGCACGGCCTTGCGCCTGCACTTGAGCCAGCCGGCCATCAGCCACTCGTTGAGCAAGTTGCGCGGGTTGCTGGATGACCCGATCCTGATTCGCCGGGGCAGCGAACTGGTGCTCAGTTCCCTGGCCCAGAACATCCAGCAGCCGCTGCGGGAAATCCTCGGCCAGATCGAAACCCTGTTCGGCAAGTCCATCGACTTCGACCCCGCCAGTTCCCAGCGCATCTTCACCCTGGCGATGTCCGACTACGGCGCCGCGCTGGTGCTGCCCAACCTGATGGTGCGCTTGCGCCGCGATGCGCCGAACACCACCTTGGTGGTGACCCAGGACACCCGGCACGGAATGTTCGAGCAGGTTTCCCAGGGCAAGATCGACCTGGCCCTGGGGGTGTTTCCCAACCTGTCCGGCGACATTTCCACCGAGGTACTGTTCGAGGAAACCTTCTCCTGCCTCCTCGATCGACGCACATTGCCGGCCGACGGCACGCTGGACCTGGACAGCTACCTGGCCCGGCCACACATCCTGGTGTCGATGGATGGCAGCGCCAACGGCGAGGTGGACAGCCTGCTGCGCGACGAAGGGCTGCAGCGGCGGATAGCCGTGAGCGTGCCCCATTGGCGCACTGCCCCCAGCATGATTCACAACACCGACCTGATTCTCACGGTGGCCACTCGCACCCTGGACGAAGCGCTGCTTAACCAGGACCTGATCCAGCTGCGACCGCCGTTGCCGATTCCGCCGTTTCCCTTCGTGCAGATCTGGCATCAGCGTTTCGACAATGAACCGGCCCATGTCTGGTTGCGTGAGCAGGTCAAGCAGGTGGTCGCTCATAGCGCGCTCGGCGGCTGA